The DNA segment CAATTTCGTCACCCTCAATTAATCGCTGCTGCATAGGTTCAATTTCTGAGGGAGAAAAAATTCCTTGTTTGGAAGCAAAAAAACTAGAACAATGTAATTTAGGGCGGATATGTTCTTCTTTATATAAACCAGTTGCTTCAATAATATCTACATCCAAAGCGGCATTTTGTCGTGTTTTTTTATGTTCCCAGTCATCAAATATAAAATCGTAATTATCTAGTTTTTCTAATACCTGCTCCAGTGGCTTCATGGCTAAACTGTCACCATCATAAAAGACAAACTTTTCAAATTCGCCATCAAACGCTGATAGTTTCCTCAGTAAGGGGCTACGATACAAAGCATTACGGGAAATATTTTTCTGCTTTGCTGCTGGATGCACAGCCCATACTTTATTAGCCAAATCATCCCATCTTTGAAGTGATTCCCCGTTGTTAAAAAGGGTGACATTTTTACGAGATTTTATTTCCTGCTTTACTTGATCTAATTGGTCATTATAAGGAATCACGCAAATAGGAATGTCTTGGCTAACATTGACCTCAATGCTATTTAACAAAGCAACTAGCTGGTCATATACAACATCATTAGCCAGGGTGTAAATACCAAATGGTTTCATCTTGCTAAATCCTGATTAAGTGACAGAATAATCAATAACATTTATGTATTAACCTATAATCTTCACTAA comes from the Nodularia sp. NIES-3585 genome and includes:
- a CDS encoding Npun_R2821/Npun_R2822 family protein produces the protein MKPFGIYTLANDVVYDQLVALLNSIEVNVSQDIPICVIPYNDQLDQVKQEIKSRKNVTLFNNGESLQRWDDLANKVWAVHPAAKQKNISRNALYRSPLLRKLSAFDGEFEKFVFYDGDSLAMKPLEQVLEKLDNYDFIFDDWEHKKTRQNAALDVDIIEATGLYKEEHIRPKLHCSSFFASKQGIFSPSEIEPMQQRLIEGDEIGWLPKWWDDAILFNYMTLICDRPLFNFTLSPNGQDRTGNCANADPFVNINNILYNQEGLKPIYRLHYMGYSASDFARLSQGEDVNIRYREEFLHYRFLKQPEQKPQTLKSPSLISKTNRLLNKTMKKIKFSIS